In Cololabis saira isolate AMF1-May2022 chromosome 1, fColSai1.1, whole genome shotgun sequence, the following proteins share a genomic window:
- the LOC133449560 gene encoding olfactory receptor 11A1-like, which translates to MKNSTQVSCFTLAAYFDTKNFKYLLVMIIVILYAFIICGNVLLIVVICCNRSLHEPMYMFLVSLFVNELYGSTGLFPMLLVQILSDVHTVSVPLCFLQVFCLHTYGSVEFANLAIMSYDRYAAICFPLHYSTLMTVKKVALLVAAAWLTSFLSIGITTSLSFSLQFCGNVIDKVYCDNYSVVKLACSDTKVNNIYGLISLAFIICAPVIFILYSYMRILKVCYCGSKETRQKAVSTCTPHLASLINFSVGSLFEILQSRFDMSRVPNMLRIFLSLYFLTCQPLFNPVLYGLKMSKIRKLCKSLISVKIINIVN; encoded by the coding sequence ATGAAGAACTCCACTCAGGTTTCATGTTTCACTCTTGCCGCTTACTTTGATACCAAGaactttaaatatttattggttatgattattgtgattttatatGCATTCATCATCTGTGGTAACGTTCTGCTCATTGTGGTCATCTGCTGTAACCGAAGTCTCCATGAACCCATGTACATGTTCCTGGTCAGTCTGTTTGTGAACGAGCTGTACGGCAGCACCGGCTTGTTTCCTATGCTGCTGGTTCAGATTTTGTCTGACGTTCACACCGTTTCTGTTCCCCTGTGTTTCCTGCAGGTCTTTTGTCTTCATACTTATGGAAGTGTTGAATTTGCTAACTTAGCCATCATGTCTTATGACAGATATGCAGCCATTTGTTTTCCTCTGCACTACAGCACACTGATGACAGTGAAGAAAGTTGCTCTTCTAGTTGCAGCTGCTTGGTTAACATCTTTTCTTTCAATAGGTATCACAACATCTTTGAGTTTCTCTTTGCAGTTCTGTGGGAACGTCATTGATAAAGTCTACTGTGATAACTACTCTGTGGTGAAACTTGCTTGCTCTGACACCAAAGTAAATAATATTTATGGACTTATTTCCTTGGCTTTCATTATCTGTGCTCCGGTTATTTTCATCCTTTACAGCTACATGAGGATCCTAAAAGTGTGTTATTGTGGCTCCAAAGAGACCCGACAGAAAGCCGTCAGCACCTGCACGCCTCACCTGGCGTCTCTGATCAACTTCTCTGTTGGTTCTTTGTTTGAGATTTTACAGAGCAGGTTTGACATGAGCAGAGTTCCCAACATGCTGCGAATCTTTCTGTCCCTTTACTTTCTGACGTGTCAACCTCTCTTTAACCCCGTACTGTACGGCCTGAAAATGTCCAAAATACGTAAACTATGTAAAAGCCTGATTTCTGTAAAAATTATCAATATAGTTAACTAG